One Leptospira wolbachii serovar Codice str. CDC genomic region harbors:
- a CDS encoding TonB-dependent receptor produces MKQKYRFSKIQMGGIFLSLLLSAFLFAQSSTWEKELDDSDSTNKKNTNPGSKSNVSSSDWEADLEKDLQDQEKREKGTEGSRGISSPVQSNQQINRSAQNLMMDAYAAIDIVGAWDRNKPRGTGERIDNQLDIRTAEFGFNGAVDQWMRGTFVGAAHGENGKYNFEVHEAWVQFPFLPFNTSLKAGQMFIDVGRLNKIHAHDRAFTMTPIVHEKFIGWESAIDTGAEFSILFPWKFITQELVLGATNGRKWGHSHDGGTQKNNPLMYAHLKHFYYFGNNWGTQFGFSGIRFEPTTERKNQRLLYGMDAVLRWNRSNLSEIMLMGEGWYQQEVFPSNMDPVTFQKFKSPTKDQWGAYAFLDFKFHQLWSVGVRYDYFTDKSLVDKNGDPAKNAIEAQSLQMTFHSSEFGKVRGSVERRFIQDYSRTSQEETREYRFYIQTVAVLGSHPAHSY; encoded by the coding sequence GTGAAACAGAAATATCGTTTTTCTAAAATCCAAATGGGGGGAATTTTTCTCTCCCTCTTGTTATCAGCTTTTCTTTTTGCCCAGTCCTCAACTTGGGAAAAGGAACTGGATGACTCTGACTCGACTAACAAGAAGAATACGAATCCTGGCTCTAAATCTAATGTTTCTAGTTCTGATTGGGAAGCGGATTTAGAGAAGGATTTACAAGACCAAGAGAAACGAGAAAAGGGAACAGAAGGCAGTCGAGGTATTTCTTCTCCTGTCCAGTCAAACCAGCAGATCAACAGGTCTGCACAAAACTTGATGATGGATGCTTACGCCGCCATTGACATTGTGGGTGCTTGGGATCGGAACAAACCCCGAGGCACTGGAGAGAGGATCGACAACCAACTAGACATTCGCACCGCCGAATTCGGGTTTAACGGGGCAGTGGACCAGTGGATGCGCGGAACTTTTGTGGGAGCAGCCCACGGCGAAAACGGTAAATACAATTTTGAAGTCCACGAGGCTTGGGTTCAGTTTCCTTTTTTACCTTTTAATACCTCTCTCAAAGCAGGGCAGATGTTTATTGATGTGGGCCGGTTGAATAAAATCCATGCCCATGATCGTGCCTTCACGATGACCCCCATTGTTCATGAAAAATTTATCGGTTGGGAATCAGCAATAGATACTGGGGCCGAGTTCAGTATTCTTTTTCCTTGGAAGTTTATCACACAAGAACTTGTGTTAGGTGCAACTAATGGAAGAAAGTGGGGTCACTCTCACGATGGCGGGACACAAAAAAATAATCCTTTAATGTATGCCCATTTAAAACATTTTTATTATTTTGGTAACAACTGGGGAACCCAATTTGGATTTTCTGGAATTCGATTTGAACCTACGACAGAAAGAAAAAACCAAAGGTTACTTTATGGGATGGATGCCGTGTTACGTTGGAACCGTTCTAACTTAAGTGAAATTATGTTAATGGGAGAAGGTTGGTACCAACAAGAAGTTTTTCCTTCTAACATGGATCCAGTTACATTTCAAAAGTTTAAATCTCCAACTAAGGACCAATGGGGAGCATACGCATTTTTGGATTTTAAATTCCATCAATTATGGTCTGTTGGAGTTAGGTATGACTATTTTACAGATAAGTCCCTTGTTGATAAAAATGGGGATCCTGCTAAAAATGCCATTGAGGCGCAGTCATTACAGATGACATTTCATAGTTCTGAATTTGGAAAGGTGAGAGGGTCTGTGGAAAGAAGATTTATCCAAGACTACTCACGAACTTCTCAGGAAGAAACGAGAGAGTATCGTTTTTATATCCAAACAGTTGCAGTTCTTGGCTCTCATCCAGCCCATAGTTATTAA
- a CDS encoding amidohydrolase family protein produces the protein MGEGEGPESSNQPDTRISSPFSWRGDSYPSILDSETPDHLSRIRDLGIPYIFDIHTHFFPETVMKLIWRWFDNVNWAIGYRLPEAERVERLHHNGIQRFTTLNYAHKTGMASSLNDWTYTNYKNWKGAIPFGTFYPEEGVLAYVKKAVEEYGFLGFKLHCEVSKLNLSRPELADTFLYLQEKQIPILIHSGTAPLPGEFTGIEFFKPFLETYPKLKVIVAHMGASEISAYASLLDTYPNLGLDTTMVFVDFLATGKAEDIDRSVSYLETYKDQIYFGSDFPNIPYNLNHPITRFLDLPISDSAKQKILHQNAENLFFK, from the coding sequence ATGGGAGAAGGAGAGGGACCTGAATCTTCGAACCAACCTGACACTCGGATCTCTTCTCCCTTTTCCTGGAGGGGAGATTCTTATCCCTCCATTCTGGATTCGGAAACACCCGACCACTTAAGTCGGATTCGTGATTTAGGAATTCCTTATATCTTTGATATCCACACTCATTTTTTTCCTGAGACTGTGATGAAACTGATTTGGCGTTGGTTTGACAATGTGAACTGGGCCATAGGCTACAGACTGCCCGAAGCGGAAAGGGTGGAGCGCCTCCATCATAATGGGATCCAACGTTTCACCACTCTGAACTATGCACATAAAACTGGTATGGCTTCTTCTTTAAATGATTGGACCTATACCAATTATAAGAATTGGAAAGGGGCGATTCCCTTTGGGACTTTTTATCCAGAAGAGGGTGTCCTTGCCTATGTAAAGAAAGCTGTAGAAGAATATGGATTCCTTGGTTTTAAACTCCACTGCGAAGTCTCCAAACTCAATTTGAGCCGGCCAGAACTGGCTGATACCTTTCTCTATTTGCAAGAGAAACAAATTCCTATTCTCATTCATTCAGGAACCGCACCACTTCCAGGTGAGTTCACAGGAATCGAGTTCTTCAAACCATTCCTAGAAACCTATCCAAAGTTAAAAGTCATTGTAGCTCACATGGGAGCAAGTGAGATATCCGCCTATGCTTCGTTACTTGATACTTATCCCAATTTGGGCCTTGATACCACAATGGTCTTTGTGGACTTCCTTGCGACTGGGAAAGCGGAGGATATAGACAGATCTGTTTCCTATTTAGAAACCTACAAAGACCAAATTTATTTTGGATCGGATTTTCCTAACATCCCTTACAACCTAAACCATCCCATCACTCGTTTTTTGGATTTACCGATCAGCGACTCGGCCAAACAAAAAATTCTCCACCAAAACGCAGAAAACCTATTTTTTAAATGA
- a CDS encoding acyl-CoA dehydrogenase family protein, with amino-acid sequence MISNNYFNDNDDLIDHFDSLTPWNEVVDQYEQGFEDFAEYQKSGKEELAFAPGNYEDAIEFYRSTLEAGGDIAGNDISQISKQMDEEGLKYKDGQVGFPKVMLDVVEKIKSAGLLPYGIHRHYGGLGLPSVVQSMLSECVSRGDGSLAITLGCMNLAETVERFGTEEMIHEFVPKMAAGELCGAMALTEPNYGSDLPNLQTKAIKGEDGTWKITGTKRFITHACGFGSAPSIILTLARTGTTTSGARGLSFFLVHSKDVFVASIEKKMGLHCSPTCEVVFENSPGTLIGEEGKGLVKYSMAMMNQARLNIAAQAMGIATAAYFEGKKYAEERVQFGKTINNITAVKKMLERMEREVAAMRCILYEASYAVDQYRWKEERGKMKGLAEKEIKKDETFKKWEKLASLFTPLSKYYITEMANLVAYDSMQIHGGSGYTEDYDVARLYRDVRITNIYEGTTQLQTVACIGGIVSGMTETGIYREYLKSEMATFASSQGLNDLFKQFESVVAEFAEIDSTPLREELAFEVVESAARFHNSLLLERSIGRSKVERRNYRKSITDAYILDSSAILAANLTKIRGKKKAPVTA; translated from the coding sequence ATGATTTCCAATAACTATTTTAACGATAACGATGACCTTATTGATCATTTTGATTCTCTTACCCCTTGGAACGAGGTGGTAGACCAATACGAACAAGGTTTCGAAGACTTTGCAGAATACCAAAAATCGGGAAAGGAAGAACTCGCCTTTGCTCCCGGAAACTATGAAGATGCCATTGAATTTTACCGATCCACTTTAGAAGCCGGTGGGGATATTGCCGGAAACGATATCTCTCAAATTTCTAAACAAATGGACGAAGAGGGACTCAAATACAAAGACGGGCAAGTCGGATTTCCAAAAGTAATGTTGGATGTGGTTGAAAAAATCAAATCGGCGGGCCTACTTCCTTACGGAATCCACAGACATTATGGTGGGCTTGGTCTTCCTTCTGTCGTACAATCGATGTTATCTGAATGTGTATCTCGGGGAGATGGATCTCTTGCGATCACTCTGGGATGTATGAACCTCGCAGAAACAGTAGAACGATTTGGAACAGAAGAAATGATTCATGAATTTGTTCCTAAGATGGCTGCCGGTGAACTTTGTGGGGCTATGGCACTCACAGAACCAAACTACGGATCTGACCTGCCTAACTTACAAACCAAAGCAATCAAAGGCGAAGATGGAACTTGGAAGATCACAGGAACGAAACGTTTCATCACTCATGCTTGTGGATTTGGATCAGCACCTTCTATTATTTTAACACTCGCAAGAACAGGAACCACAACTAGTGGAGCCCGCGGACTTTCTTTCTTTTTAGTTCACTCTAAAGATGTATTTGTTGCATCCATTGAAAAGAAAATGGGACTTCATTGTTCTCCGACTTGTGAAGTGGTTTTTGAAAACAGCCCAGGAACTCTTATTGGGGAAGAAGGGAAAGGCCTTGTAAAATACTCTATGGCCATGATGAACCAAGCTCGCCTCAATATTGCTGCGCAAGCTATGGGAATTGCTACTGCTGCTTACTTCGAAGGAAAAAAGTATGCAGAAGAAAGAGTTCAATTTGGTAAAACTATAAACAACATCACAGCAGTGAAAAAGATGTTGGAAAGAATGGAACGAGAAGTGGCTGCGATGCGTTGTATTTTATATGAAGCAAGTTACGCTGTGGATCAGTATCGTTGGAAAGAAGAACGAGGAAAGATGAAAGGCCTCGCAGAGAAGGAAATCAAAAAAGACGAAACCTTCAAAAAGTGGGAAAAACTTGCCTCACTTTTCACACCACTTTCTAAATACTACATCACAGAAATGGCAAACCTTGTTGCTTATGATTCGATGCAAATCCATGGCGGATCGGGTTACACGGAAGATTATGATGTAGCACGTTTGTATCGTGATGTGCGAATCACCAATATTTACGAAGGAACCACGCAACTCCAAACCGTTGCTTGTATTGGTGGAATTGTTTCTGGAATGACAGAAACGGGAATCTACCGTGAATACTTGAAATCGGAAATGGCAACGTTTGCTTCCAGCCAAGGTTTAAACGACCTATTCAAACAATTTGAATCGGTTGTGGCAGAGTTTGCGGAAATTGATTCCACACCACTTCGAGAAGAGTTGGCTTTTGAAGTGGTTGAATCGGCAGCACGTTTCCACAATAGTTTGTTACTCGAAAGAAGTATTGGCCGCTCTAAGGTAGAAAGAAGAAACTATCGTAAGTCTATCACTGACGCCTACATCCTTGACAGTTCTGCTATTCTTGCAGCGAACCTAACAAAGATTCGTGGAAAGAAAAAAGCTCCCGTCACTGCATAA
- a CDS encoding methyl-accepting chemotaxis protein: MQLDPYYLKATKTINSIRSTLLVIFILGILGSLGSLHKDQLIMMLFTTFFYGMVALTQFILLKKGKDPHAFWFVFIDIILIGSNTWGQSIIDLDIASSALKDGVNYIISFFILLYSGFLFSSRQTYVLGGMLVFVQIGSLVLSGIAGMEYVDRNDTHKLAYAISLPVEIVKVFFLVMASVAIAKMVGLLTSIRDEAVRGKNTSEEHSKVMEKQKEAMVETGESLNQSVASLKLFADDLNGLVQNQAASIEEISASLTEISQSTENSVSFVKDQYNRIETLNEESQTLEGIVKSVRVEIDTISSQINESSHFSNLVTNSMENLNSILSEVSSSFQKVEDVNQIMKEIADQTNLLALNASIEAARAGEHGRGFAVVAQEVAKLADNSASNASIISKTILKSKSDLLKGNTSAKEANELAQNQQKEMTNIQNKVIHFNEKFVDLQRLNARVVESQKELKELSSQLETIANEQSLGNQEVMRAAQSIEDAVQVVAENTRVLAEHIEDIQTLANRIR, from the coding sequence CTCGGGAGTTTGGGTTCTCTCCATAAAGACCAACTCATTATGATGCTCTTCACCACTTTCTTTTATGGAATGGTAGCACTTACACAATTTATCCTTTTAAAAAAAGGGAAAGACCCGCATGCTTTTTGGTTTGTTTTTATAGATATCATTCTCATCGGTTCTAATACTTGGGGACAAAGCATCATTGATCTGGATATTGCTTCTTCTGCCTTAAAGGATGGAGTAAACTATATCATCTCCTTTTTTATTTTACTTTATTCTGGGTTTCTCTTTTCCTCCCGCCAAACCTATGTTTTGGGAGGAATGCTTGTTTTTGTACAAATTGGTTCCTTAGTTCTTTCTGGGATTGCGGGTATGGAATATGTGGATCGAAATGATACACATAAACTTGCTTATGCGATTTCTTTACCTGTAGAAATTGTAAAAGTATTTTTTCTTGTGATGGCCTCCGTTGCAATCGCCAAAATGGTAGGACTCTTAACTTCCATTCGTGATGAAGCTGTTCGCGGAAAAAACACTTCAGAAGAACATTCAAAAGTAATGGAAAAACAAAAAGAAGCCATGGTGGAGACGGGAGAAAGTTTGAACCAATCTGTGGCATCCCTCAAATTATTTGCCGATGATTTGAATGGCCTTGTCCAAAACCAAGCGGCTTCCATTGAAGAAATCTCCGCTTCCTTAACTGAGATTTCGCAATCCACAGAGAATTCTGTTTCCTTTGTCAAAGACCAATACAATCGAATTGAAACATTAAATGAAGAAAGCCAAACCTTAGAGGGAATTGTAAAATCAGTGCGCGTTGAGATTGATACCATTTCTTCGCAAATTAATGAATCTTCTCACTTTAGTAATTTGGTGACAAACTCCATGGAAAACTTAAATTCTATTTTGAGCGAAGTGAGTTCCAGTTTTCAAAAGGTAGAAGACGTAAACCAAATTATGAAAGAGATTGCTGACCAAACCAATTTGCTTGCTCTTAATGCATCCATTGAAGCGGCAAGAGCAGGGGAACATGGTCGTGGGTTTGCTGTTGTGGCCCAAGAGGTTGCTAAACTTGCAGACAATTCAGCATCAAACGCTAGTATCATTTCAAAGACCATTCTCAAATCAAAATCGGATTTACTAAAAGGAAATACTTCGGCGAAAGAAGCAAATGAACTAGCTCAGAACCAACAAAAGGAAATGACAAATATCCAAAATAAGGTCATTCATTTTAATGAGAAGTTTGTCGACTTGCAAAGATTAAATGCTAGAGTTGTAGAATCACAAAAAGAATTAAAAGAGCTTTCTTCTCAACTGGAAACGATTGCTAATGAACAGTCACTGGGAAACCAGGAAGTGATGCGGGCAGCACAAAGTATAGAAGATGCCGTTCAAGTGGTGGCAGAGAATACTAGAGTTCTTGCCGAACATATTGAGGACATCCAAACTCTCGCCAACCGGATCCGTTAG